From Nymphaea colorata isolate Beijing-Zhang1983 chromosome 6, ASM883128v2, whole genome shotgun sequence, a single genomic window includes:
- the LOC116256570 gene encoding protein HIGH CHLOROPHYLL FLUORESCENCE PHENOTYPE 173, chloroplastic, with amino-acid sequence MAVSNNRAPLTLQIGSNSNSLNLVGLHLSCDWIPRSRRCRPNQRSLVVRSESRGQEERTKQQQQQSPLTLEDVNPVGLGRRSRQMFDEVWRKFSELGQISRTRESETDDGLLLKDGPSCEFSVPGAPDTTVLVVGATSRVGRVLVRKLMIRGYKVKALVRKDDQTVIDMLPRSVGLVVGDVGEPSTLRAAVEGCNKIIYCATARSAITGDLNRVDYQGVANVSKAFQDYNNRLAQLRAGKSSKSKLLIAKFKSPECLEGWEARKGTYFQDVIATKYEGGMDAKFEFTEIGSAVFSGYVYSRGGYVELSKRLSLPLGRTLDRYDGLVFSLGGNGRSYVIILEAGPMADTSQSKLYFARINTKVGFCRVRVPFSAFRSVKPDDPPLDPFLVHTLTIRFEPRRQRQVEASNGVSQDLRSFKLIIEYIKALPTGSETDFILISCTGYGIESTRREQVLRAKKAGEDSLRRSGLGYTIIRPGPLQEEPGGQRALIFDQGNRISQGISCADVADICVKALHDTTARNKSFDVCYEYVAEQGNELYELVAHLPDKANNYLAPALSVLEKNT; translated from the exons aTGGCCGTATCGAATAACAGGGCGCCTTTAACATTGCAGATTGGTAGCAACAGTAACAGCCTTAACCTGGTTGGTCTTCATCTTTCATGCGATTGGATCCCCAGAAGCAGGAGGTGCCGGCCCAACCAACGATCCCTCGTGGTAAGAAGCGAGTCCAGAGGACAAGAAGAAAGGAccaagcagcagcagcagcagtcaCCTCTGACCTTAGAGGATGTGAACCCGGTGGGTCTGGGGCGGAGGTCGAGACAGATGTTCGATGAAGTGTGGAGGAAGTTCTCGGAATTGGGTCAGATTTCAAGGACCCGCGAGTCGGAGACCGATGATGGCCTGCTTCTAAAGGACGGGCCTAGCTGCGAATTCAGCGTTCCTGGCGCGCCGGACACGACGGTGCTTGTCGTCGGAGCCACTAGCAGGGTCGGACGGGTACTCGTCAGGAAACTGATGATCAGGGGATACAAGGTCAAG GCTTTAGTGAGGAAGGACGACCAGACTGTGATCGACATGCTCCCGAGGTCAGTGGGGCTTGTAGTAGGTGATGTAGGTGAACCGTCGACTCTCCGGGCTGCCGTCGAAGGCTGCAACAAGATCATCTACTGTGCAACAGCTCGTTCTGCCATCACTGGGGACCTCAACAGGGTTGATTATCAAGGGGTGGCCAACGTCTCCAAGGCCTTTCAG GACTACAACAATAGACTAGCCCAACTGCGGGCTGGTAAAAGTAGCAAAAGCAAGTTGTTGATTGCAAAATTTAAATCCCCTGAGTGCTTGGAAGGATGGGAAGCTCGAAAAGGAACCTATTTTCAGGACGTTATCGCAACCAAATATGAAGGAGGGATGGATGCCAAGTTTGAGTTTACAGAAATAGGCAGCGCAGTCTTCTCAG gatACGTCTATTCAAGAGGTGGATATGTGGAGCTGTCAAAACGTCTTTCACTTCCACTGGGTAGAACTCTTGACAG GTATGATGGCCTGGTTTTTTCTCTAGGAGGCAATGGTCGATCATATGTTATAATTCTTGAAGCTGGACCCATGGCAGATACATCTCAAAGCAAATTATATTTTGCCCGAATAAATACCAAAGTTGGCTTCTGCAGG GTGAGAGTGCCATTTTCTGCATTCCGTTCAGTAAAGCCAGACGACCCTCCATTGGATCCTTTCCTTGTACATACATTAACTATTCGTTTTGAACCTAGGCGACAG AGGCAAGTTGAAGCATCCAATGGAGTATCCCAGGACCTTAGGAGCTTCAAGTTGATAATTGAATATATAAAAGCATTACCT ACGGGCTCAGAGACAGATTTTATACTCATTTCTTGCACTGGATATGGAATTGAGTCTACTCGAAGAGAACAAGTTCTTAGAGCCAAAAAG GCTGGGGAGGATTCACTTAGGAGATCTGGCCTTGGTTACACCATTATACGTCCGGGTCCTTTGCAG GAAGAACCTGGAGGCCAGCGTGCTCTCATATTTGATCAAGGCAACAGAATTTCTCAG GGAATTAGCTGTGCTGATGTGGCTGACATATGTGTGAAGGCACTGCATGATACAACAGCAAGAAACAAAAGCTTTGAT GTATGTTATGAATATGTCGCTGAACAAGGAAACGAGCTCTATGAGTTG GTAGCACATCTGCCAGATAAAGCTAACAACTATTTGGCACCGGCCCTTTCGGTTCTGGAGAAGAACACTTGA
- the LOC116256146 gene encoding general transcription and DNA repair factor IIH subunit TFB2 isoform X1 has translation MPQVRIIAKNFMDLVAALPVFKLDKLYDSVFVCEAIMRSLPPLSKKYVLQMLYIDVGLTAKLLEEWVLSDGLSKHKAAVDRLLQLRIFIETVDRKKETSYTLNEKFKGNLQKYIVNGEAMPREPMPSSIVVRLPTLEELEAYALEQWENFLLQLIRLTKGEKSASFSSAIMKVVQRGLLSSRDNDGLKLTENGFQFLLMDTNAQLWYIIREYISTSEDRGTDSTDLISFLLELSFHATGEAYNMNTLTEVQEDAIKDLSQLGLVKLQQGRKESWFIPTKFVKNLAMSLSDSTSRKEGFIVVETNFKLYANSSSKLHCEILDLFSRIEYQVPNLIVGSIAKESLYLAFSKGITAEQIITFLQQNAHPRVATRIPTVPENVTDQIRLWEADRNRVEMIPSHLYDDFPSKEVFENACDFARETGGLLWEDSQKMILILRGECHEEMRNYLRRQR, from the exons ATGCCGCAAGTGAGGATCATCGCGAAGAATTTCATGGATCTGGTGGCAGCGCTGCCAGTCTTCAAGCTCGACAAGCTCTACGATAGTGTCTTCGTCTGCGAAGCCATTATGAG ATCTCTGCCTCCATTATCCAAGAAGTATGTTCTGCAAATGTTGTATATTGATGTTGGCTTAACTGCTAAATTATTGGAGGAATGGGTGCTTTCGGATGGTTTGTCTAAGCATAAAGCTGCTGTTGATAGGCTACTGCAGCTCAGAATATTTATTGAGACTGTGgacag gaaaaaggaaactagTTACACATTGAATGAGAAGTTCAAAGGTAACCTTCAGAAGTACATAGTAAATGG AGAGGCTATGCCACGAGAGCCAATGCCTTCAAGCATCGTTGTGAGGCTCCCAACGTTGGAGGAGCTAGAGGCTTATGCCCTTGAGCAGTGGGAG aaCTTCCTGCTTCAACTTATTAGATTAACCAAGGGAGAAAAATCGGCAAGTTTTAGCTCTGCAATTATGAAAGTTGTACAACGTGGTCTTCTAAGTTCAAG AGACAATGATGGCCTAAAGTTAACTGAAAATGGCTTTCAATTTTTG CTGATGGACACCAACGCACAGCTTTGGTATATCATTAGGGAATACATTTCTACCTCTGAG GACAGAGGAACAGATTCAACAGATTTGATCTCATTTCTTCTTGAGCTTAGTTTTCATGCCACTGGTGAG GCATATAATATGAACACCTTGACAGAGGTGCAGGAAGATGCTATTAAAGATCTCTCTCAGCTTGGACTGGTCAAACTTCAGCAG GGAAGAAAAGAGAGCTGGTTTATTCCGactaaatttgtcaaaaatcTTGCCATGAGTTTGTCAGATTCAACATCACGCAAAGAG GGTTTTATAGTTGTGGAAACAAACTTCAAATTGTATGCAAATTCATCGTCGAAGCTTCACTGTGAGATACTGGACCTATTCTCAAG GATTGAATATCAAGTTCCAAACCTTATTGTTGGATCTATTGCTAAGGAAAGTCTGTACCTTGCTTTTAGTAAAGGGATAACAGCGGAGCAG ATAATAACTTTTCTTCAGCAGAACGCTCATCCTCGTGTAGCAACTAGAATACCTACTGTGCCAGAGAATGTTACCGATCAG ATCAGGCTGTGGGAGGCTGATCGAAATCGAGTAGAGATGATTCCGTCACATCTTTATGATGATTTCCCATCGAAG GAGGTTTTCGAGAATGCGTGTGATTttgcaagagaaactggtgGGCTTTTGTGGGAAGATTCCCAAAAGATGATTCTAATTTTGCGTGGAGAATGTCATGAGGAGATGCGTAATTATCTTCGCAGGCAAAGGTAG
- the LOC116256146 gene encoding general transcription and DNA repair factor IIH subunit TFB2 isoform X2, with product MPQVRIIAKNFMDLVAALPVFKLDKLYDSVFVCEAIMRSLPPLSKKYVLQMLYIDVGLTAKLLEEWVLSDGLSKHKAAVDRLLQLRIFIETVDRKKETSYTLNEKFKGNLQKYIVNGEAMPREPMPSSIVVRLPTLEELEAYALEQWENFLLQLIRLTKGEKSASFSSAIMKVVQRGLLSSRDNDGLKLTENGFQFLLMDTNAQLWYIIREYISTSEDRGTDSTDLISFLLELSFHATGEAYNMNTLTEVQEDAIKDLSQLGLVKLQQGFIVVETNFKLYANSSSKLHCEILDLFSRIEYQVPNLIVGSIAKESLYLAFSKGITAEQIITFLQQNAHPRVATRIPTVPENVTDQIRLWEADRNRVEMIPSHLYDDFPSKEVFENACDFARETGGLLWEDSQKMILILRGECHEEMRNYLRRQR from the exons ATGCCGCAAGTGAGGATCATCGCGAAGAATTTCATGGATCTGGTGGCAGCGCTGCCAGTCTTCAAGCTCGACAAGCTCTACGATAGTGTCTTCGTCTGCGAAGCCATTATGAG ATCTCTGCCTCCATTATCCAAGAAGTATGTTCTGCAAATGTTGTATATTGATGTTGGCTTAACTGCTAAATTATTGGAGGAATGGGTGCTTTCGGATGGTTTGTCTAAGCATAAAGCTGCTGTTGATAGGCTACTGCAGCTCAGAATATTTATTGAGACTGTGgacag gaaaaaggaaactagTTACACATTGAATGAGAAGTTCAAAGGTAACCTTCAGAAGTACATAGTAAATGG AGAGGCTATGCCACGAGAGCCAATGCCTTCAAGCATCGTTGTGAGGCTCCCAACGTTGGAGGAGCTAGAGGCTTATGCCCTTGAGCAGTGGGAG aaCTTCCTGCTTCAACTTATTAGATTAACCAAGGGAGAAAAATCGGCAAGTTTTAGCTCTGCAATTATGAAAGTTGTACAACGTGGTCTTCTAAGTTCAAG AGACAATGATGGCCTAAAGTTAACTGAAAATGGCTTTCAATTTTTG CTGATGGACACCAACGCACAGCTTTGGTATATCATTAGGGAATACATTTCTACCTCTGAG GACAGAGGAACAGATTCAACAGATTTGATCTCATTTCTTCTTGAGCTTAGTTTTCATGCCACTGGTGAG GCATATAATATGAACACCTTGACAGAGGTGCAGGAAGATGCTATTAAAGATCTCTCTCAGCTTGGACTGGTCAAACTTCAGCAG GGTTTTATAGTTGTGGAAACAAACTTCAAATTGTATGCAAATTCATCGTCGAAGCTTCACTGTGAGATACTGGACCTATTCTCAAG GATTGAATATCAAGTTCCAAACCTTATTGTTGGATCTATTGCTAAGGAAAGTCTGTACCTTGCTTTTAGTAAAGGGATAACAGCGGAGCAG ATAATAACTTTTCTTCAGCAGAACGCTCATCCTCGTGTAGCAACTAGAATACCTACTGTGCCAGAGAATGTTACCGATCAG ATCAGGCTGTGGGAGGCTGATCGAAATCGAGTAGAGATGATTCCGTCACATCTTTATGATGATTTCCCATCGAAG GAGGTTTTCGAGAATGCGTGTGATTttgcaagagaaactggtgGGCTTTTGTGGGAAGATTCCCAAAAGATGATTCTAATTTTGCGTGGAGAATGTCATGAGGAGATGCGTAATTATCTTCGCAGGCAAAGGTAG
- the LOC116256374 gene encoding zinc finger protein ZAT12-like, whose protein sequence is MDSCYHEKEAQLRRANQVEEEQELGRAAETARCLLLFSRAISGAAAAAAAAAAPLPLKGGSYECKTCNRRFSSFQALGGHRASHKRPRFAGEDGGDVDSDDQQPHKQRRGKARGHECAICGLEFAIGQALGGHMRRHRNEAIELTLGAPTAETTKKAAKKARFFDLNLPPLEDYPTTFILA, encoded by the coding sequence ATGGACTCCTGTTATCATGAAAAAGAGGCACAGCTAAGAAGGGCGAACCAAGTAGAAGAAGAGCAAGAGTTGGGCCGAGCCGCAGAAACGGCCAGGTGTCTGCTGCTCTTCTCCCGCGCCATAAGcggagcagcagcagcagccgcGGCGGCAGCGGCACCCTTACCCTTGAAGGGCGGGTCCTATGAGTGCAAGACGTGCAACCGCCGCTTCTCTTCCTTTCAGGCCCTCGGCGGCCACAGGGCGAGCCACAAGAGGCCGAGGTTCGCGGGTGAGGACGGCGGCGACGTCGACTCCGACGACCAGCAGCCTCACAAGCAGCGACGGGGGAAGGCGAGAGGGCACGAGTGCGCTATCTGTGGGCTGGAGTTCGCCATCGGACAGGCGCTCGGCGGCCACATGAGACGCCACAGGAACGAAGCAATTGAGCTCACCCTCGGTGCACCCACCGCCGAGACGACGAAGAAGGCAGCCAAGAAGGCCCGGTTCTTCGACCTCAACCTGCCTCCTCTAGAGGATTACCCCACCACCTTCATCCTTGCTTAG
- the LOC116256460 gene encoding zinc finger protein ZAT11-like, producing MNPRFHMDAGAEELEQAAETAKCLLLFSHAVSTAAAARTSPSGGYECKTCNRRFPTFQALGGHRASHKRPRFAEEDGDQGQQSHKHHKPRGHECAICGLEFAIGQALGGHMRRHRNTAAHGLTVGGAPPAAAVPTKKPRTVEAHFFDLNMPPLEDLPNLQLCLTYS from the coding sequence ATGAACCCTCGTTTCCACATGGATGCAGGAGCAGAAGAGTTGGAGCAAGCCGCGGAAACGGCCAAGTGCCTGCTGCTCTTCTCCCACGCCGTGAGCACCGCCGCCGCAGCGCGGACCTCACCCTCGGGGGGATACGAGTGCAAGACGTGCAACCGCCGCTTCCCCACCTTCCAGGCGCTCGGCGGCCACCGGGCGAGCCACAAGAGACCGCGGTTCGCCGAGGAAGACGGCGACCAGGGTCAGCAGTCTCACAAGCATCATAAGCCTAGAGGGCACGAGTGCGCCATCTGCGGGCTGGAATTCGCCATAGGGCAGGCTCTCGGCGGCCACATGAGGCGCCACCGGAATACGGCGGCCCATGGGCTCACCGTGGGTGGTGCACCACCAGCTGCCGCCGTGCCCACCAAGAAGCCACGCACTGTCGAAGCCCACTTCTTCGACCTCAACATGCCTCCTCTGGAGGACTTGCCCAACTTGCAGCTCTGCTTGACATACTCTTGA